In a genomic window of Sediminispirochaeta bajacaliforniensis DSM 16054:
- a CDS encoding Hint domain-containing protein, translated as MDYQAGKYVSRVLDFSDPKDAKKVLDKLGGEDFLKKEYPKVYQSYLKTVAKHKRVKKTEKEAADGLQSGAFAGAISIAASNNKVKKNQLDGTEEGLISGATSVQGHTDWSRAIVSGHMKNLTQDTIIHTFFRKLSNENYYETVQHRDVKDIASFGEQRIQNFIESTAILKEDGTMESLEAYSDEFTTKGSASAVVYMNLKAPRSNVGNNPIIMMYARSPDHGETVDYNYPNNKIISGTDSVKTIFPVKGTITFSDDFKPLRYSTKSSSHTPELQYKGKGVCPYSYTQEQIASCFRISEDNPQVVEFELNEDWNHNLDISDYTSAHDADIALLFSFFFTVQIAGFKKEQDVGICIYSTNTLEMGQRYYESADDTNLCLPYVYIKWGCFSKDTLVSMADGSLMAVTEIQQGAQVMSENGEILTVRDVVSGDEEELYCIRTKGQKLIRLSATHPLKTTEGPVRAQDLRPGMALLCQDGTEDEILFNYTVPYNDKVYSLITEGKGQWLAANGIWAGDFDSQNNFVLSSKGEEPLSAEVQELTEEFDRLIEHLQK; from the coding sequence ATGGATTATCAGGCTGGAAAATATGTATCAAGAGTTCTGGATTTTTCAGATCCGAAAGACGCAAAAAAGGTCCTTGACAAACTTGGGGGCGAGGATTTTTTAAAGAAAGAATATCCAAAGGTATATCAATCGTACCTTAAAACTGTAGCAAAACATAAAAGGGTAAAAAAAACTGAGAAAGAGGCCGCTGACGGGCTTCAAAGCGGGGCCTTTGCGGGAGCAATTTCGATTGCGGCAAGTAATAATAAAGTAAAAAAAAATCAGCTTGATGGAACTGAAGAAGGTCTGATAAGCGGCGCGACATCAGTTCAGGGACATACCGACTGGAGCAGGGCCATCGTTTCAGGGCATATGAAAAACCTGACACAGGACACTATCATTCATACATTTTTCAGAAAACTTTCTAATGAAAATTATTATGAGACCGTTCAGCATCGGGATGTTAAGGATATTGCTTCCTTTGGAGAGCAAAGGATACAGAATTTTATTGAAAGCACAGCTATCCTGAAAGAAGACGGAACCATGGAAAGTCTTGAAGCATATAGCGATGAATTTACAACAAAGGGGAGCGCCTCAGCTGTCGTGTATATGAACCTTAAGGCCCCGAGATCAAATGTGGGAAATAATCCGATTATCATGATGTACGCGAGAAGCCCGGATCACGGAGAAACCGTTGATTATAATTACCCTAATAATAAGATTATCTCGGGAACGGACAGCGTCAAAACAATCTTTCCTGTAAAGGGAACGATAACATTTAGCGACGATTTTAAACCTCTAAGGTATAGTACAAAAAGCTCGAGCCATACACCGGAGCTACAGTACAAAGGAAAAGGCGTCTGCCCCTATAGTTATACCCAGGAACAAATAGCCTCCTGTTTTAGAATATCGGAGGACAATCCGCAGGTAGTGGAATTTGAGCTAAATGAAGACTGGAATCACAACCTTGATATAAGCGACTATACTTCAGCCCATGATGCGGATATTGCGCTTTTGTTTTCGTTCTTTTTCACGGTTCAAATTGCAGGTTTTAAAAAAGAACAGGATGTAGGAATTTGTATTTATTCCACAAACACATTGGAAATGGGGCAACGTTATTATGAGTCGGCAGATGATACGAATCTTTGTTTGCCGTATGTGTATATTAAGTGGGGCTGTTTTTCAAAAGATACCCTGGTTTCCATGGCTGATGGAAGTCTAATGGCTGTCACCGAAATCCAACAGGGAGCTCAGGTAATGAGTGAGAATGGGGAAATACTCACTGTAAGGGATGTAGTCTCTGGTGACGAAGAAGAACTTTACTGTATACGCACAAAAGGACAAAAGCTTATTCGACTAAGCGCTACGCATCCTCTTAAAACAACAGAAGGCCCTGTCCGGGCACAAGATCTAAGGCCTGGAATGGCATTGCTCTGTCAGGATGGTACGGAAGATGAGATTCTTTTTAATTATACGGTGCCTTATAATGACAAGGTATACAGTCTGATCACCGAGGGCAAAGGGCAATGGCTTGCGGCTAACGGAATATGGGCCGGCGATTTTGACAGTCAGAATAATTTTGTGCTGTCTTCCAAAGGTGAGGAACCATTAAGCGCTGAAGTACAGGAACTTACAGAAGAGTTTGACAGGCTGATAGAGCATTTGCAAAAATGA
- a CDS encoding DUF2589 domain-containing protein codes for MSDTSPVPKDVSKTTKALRSLPLSKLIGDPLIAAAKAHAELSKMNLETIKKYAETEPQKLDFDFTDENGATKKVTVSVPLLALVQPPLLNINKVVNEFTFDVSTLQDETQQTDGSLKGNASVGGVLSSFVDLSLSGSLSQNTTRKNSYSERGKLNIRIEASGAEPTEALKMIVESSLTAITVK; via the coding sequence ATGTCTGATACATCACCAGTACCAAAAGATGTCTCAAAAACTACAAAGGCTTTACGTTCCCTGCCTCTCTCAAAGCTTATAGGAGATCCGCTGATAGCGGCAGCCAAGGCGCATGCCGAACTTTCAAAGATGAATCTTGAGACCATCAAGAAATACGCTGAAACTGAGCCTCAAAAGCTTGATTTTGATTTTACAGATGAAAACGGTGCCACGAAAAAGGTCACGGTATCCGTCCCGTTGCTGGCCCTGGTTCAGCCGCCGCTTCTAAATATTAACAAGGTTGTTAACGAGTTTACGTTTGATGTGTCCACCCTTCAGGATGAGACTCAGCAGACAGACGGAAGCCTTAAAGGGAACGCCAGCGTGGGCGGAGTACTGAGTTCTTTTGTAGATCTCAGTCTTTCAGGCAGCCTTAGCCAGAACACAACAAGGAAAAATAGCTATTCCGAGCGCGGAAAACTCAATATCAGGATTGAAGCCTCCGGGGCCGAACCAACGGAAGCGCTTAAAATGATAGTGGAATCTTCATTAACCGCCATAACAGTAAAATAA